One genomic window of Hymenobacter sp. J193 includes the following:
- a CDS encoding ABC transporter ATP-binding protein yields the protein MSQPLLSVRTLTIDFQSHRGNTRAVADISFDLNRGETLAIVGESGSGKSVTSLALMGLIPLPPGQIVSGEALFQSEALGEVDLLKLSEEQLRKVRGNDIGMIFQEPMTSLNPVYTCGHQVVEALRLHTLLTEKEAKARTVELFTMAQLPRPEKIFTSYPHEISGGQKQRVMIAMAMACKPAILIADEPTTALDVTVQARMLRLIDDLRRQHHTAVIFITHDLGVVAEIADRILVMYRGRVVEQGPVLDIFTNPQHPYTKGLLACRPKLSVGRKKLPVVADFMQETADGSFISTETTVVQVTEGYLADKSAIASQNGPDTTKTFPVEHSVSRPEVPNFGLETAPTLESGQLLPLQNGPVVGLETPVSANAAEITSGASFSKVSTNQAPQFPSAQVPLLSIQNLNVHFPIRKGFFNRKPEFVRAVDGVSFDIYPGETVGLVGESGCGKTTLGRAILRLVEPTSGSILFEGTNLAKLPAEQLRRRRREFQMVFQDPYAALNPMMTVGEAILEPMRVHGVGGSKQQQKARVLELLRTVGLKEEHYLRYPHEFSGGQRQRICIARALALQPKCIICDESVSALDVSVQAQVLNLLNDLKREFGITYLFITHDLSVARFMSDRLLVMRQGQIVESGPAAEVYANPRHEYTRQLLAAIPKDTPADIRAAVASRA from the coding sequence ATGTCTCAGCCCCTGCTTTCTGTCCGCACCCTCACCATCGACTTTCAGAGCCACCGCGGCAACACGCGGGCTGTGGCGGACATTTCCTTTGATCTGAACCGGGGCGAAACGCTGGCCATTGTAGGAGAATCGGGCTCGGGCAAGTCCGTGACGTCGCTGGCGCTGATGGGGCTGATTCCGCTGCCGCCCGGCCAGATTGTGAGCGGGGAGGCTTTGTTCCAAAGTGAGGCACTGGGCGAGGTGGACCTGCTAAAGCTGTCGGAAGAGCAGCTCCGCAAAGTGCGCGGCAACGATATCGGCATGATCTTTCAGGAGCCGATGACCTCCCTGAACCCGGTGTACACCTGCGGGCACCAGGTGGTGGAGGCCTTGCGCCTGCACACCCTGCTCACGGAAAAGGAGGCCAAAGCTCGCACCGTGGAGCTGTTCACGATGGCCCAGCTGCCGCGCCCCGAGAAAATCTTTACCAGCTACCCCCACGAAATCAGCGGTGGCCAGAAGCAGCGCGTGATGATTGCTATGGCTATGGCCTGCAAACCCGCCATCCTCATTGCCGACGAGCCCACCACCGCCCTCGACGTGACGGTGCAGGCCCGCATGCTCCGCCTTATCGACGATCTGCGCCGCCAGCACCACACCGCCGTCATCTTCATCACCCACGACCTGGGCGTGGTAGCTGAAATAGCCGACCGCATCCTCGTCATGTACCGGGGGCGCGTGGTGGAGCAGGGGCCCGTGCTCGACATCTTCACCAACCCGCAGCACCCGTACACCAAAGGCCTGCTGGCTTGCCGCCCAAAACTTTCCGTGGGCCGCAAAAAACTTCCCGTAGTAGCCGATTTCATGCAGGAAACGGCCGATGGTAGCTTCATCAGTACCGAAACCACGGTGGTGCAAGTAACTGAGGGCTACCTGGCTGATAAGTCAGCTATAGCCTCTCAAAACGGACCTGATACTACCAAAACGTTCCCCGTGGAACATTCTGTTTCACGCCCTGAAGTCCCAAATTTTGGCCTGGAAACGGCCCCCACGCTGGAGTCGGGCCAGTTGTTGCCACTACAGAACGGTCCAGTTGTCGGGTTAGAAACCCCGGTGTCAGCCAATGCTGCTGAAATAACCTCTGGTGCTAGTTTCAGCAAGGTATCGACCAACCAAGCCCCTCAGTTCCCAAGTGCCCAAGTCCCCCTGTTAAGCATCCAAAACCTCAACGTTCATTTCCCCATTCGCAAAGGCTTCTTCAACCGCAAGCCGGAGTTTGTGCGGGCCGTGGATGGGGTGAGCTTTGATATTTATCCGGGCGAAACGGTGGGGCTGGTGGGGGAGTCGGGTTGCGGCAAGACCACCCTGGGCCGCGCCATTCTGCGACTGGTGGAGCCTACTTCCGGTAGCATTCTGTTTGAAGGAACGAACCTGGCTAAGCTGCCGGCCGAGCAGCTGCGCCGCCGCCGTCGGGAGTTTCAGATGGTGTTTCAGGACCCGTATGCCGCCCTAAATCCCATGATGACCGTGGGCGAGGCCATTCTGGAGCCCATGCGTGTGCACGGCGTGGGTGGTAGCAAGCAGCAGCAGAAAGCCCGGGTGCTGGAGCTGCTGCGCACCGTGGGCCTGAAGGAGGAGCACTACCTGCGCTACCCGCACGAGTTCAGCGGGGGGCAGCGCCAACGCATCTGCATTGCCCGCGCCCTGGCTTTGCAGCCCAAGTGCATCATCTGCGACGAGTCCGTGTCGGCCCTCGACGTATCGGTGCAGGCCCAGGTGCTCAACCTGCTCAACGACCTCAAGCGCGAATTCGGCATTACCTACCTGTTTATCACCCACGACCTGTCGGTGGCCCGCTTTATGAGCGACCGGTTGCTGGTGATGCGCCAGGGGCAGATTGTGGAAAGCGGGCCCGCTGCCGAGGTCTACGCCAACCCCCGGCACGAGTACACCCGCCAGCTGCTGGCCGCCATTCCCAAAGACACCCCCGCCGACATCCGGGCCGCTGTGGCTAGCCGGGCGTAG
- a CDS encoding lipoprotein signal peptidase, which yields MKYWKYYLVALLVIVIDQLSKWAVHRYMPLGVAGEIPVLGDWFKLHYTLNPGMAFGVELPPPYGKVLLTSFRLVAVTGIAYYIYRLWKQRAPQGLLVCVAMILGGALGNVIDSIFYGILYNNAPFNAPTPWFHGQVIDMLYVDIYEGFLPASWPLVGGSHVSLWPIFNIADSAIFVGVALILLFQSRFFVHPDNVHPLAADDVAAAQARRDAEASKVR from the coding sequence ATGAAATACTGGAAATATTACCTCGTGGCGCTGCTGGTCATCGTCATTGATCAGCTGTCGAAGTGGGCCGTGCACCGCTACATGCCCCTGGGTGTGGCCGGCGAAATTCCCGTGCTCGGCGACTGGTTTAAGCTGCACTACACCCTCAACCCGGGCATGGCCTTCGGGGTAGAATTACCGCCGCCCTACGGCAAAGTGCTGCTTACCAGCTTCCGGTTGGTGGCCGTGACGGGCATTGCCTACTACATCTACCGCCTCTGGAAGCAGCGGGCGCCGCAGGGTCTGCTGGTATGCGTGGCTATGATTCTGGGCGGCGCCCTAGGCAACGTCATCGACTCTATTTTCTACGGTATTCTCTACAACAATGCCCCTTTCAACGCGCCCACGCCCTGGTTTCACGGGCAGGTGATTGACATGCTGTACGTGGACATCTACGAAGGCTTTCTGCCCGCTTCCTGGCCTTTGGTAGGCGGTTCCCACGTGTCGCTCTGGCCGATCTTCAATATTGCCGACTCGGCTATCTTCGTGGGCGTAGCGCTGATTCTGCTGTTCCAGAGCCGTTTCTTCGTCCACCCCGACAACGTCCATCCCCTGGCTGCCGACGACGTAGCCGCCGCCCAGGCCCGCCGCGACGCCGAAGCCTCAAAAGTAAGGTAG
- the ileS gene encoding isoleucine--tRNA ligase: protein MNYPEYKQPLNYGQVGTDILAWWKQNGIFEKSVSSREGQPTFVFYEGPPSANGAPGIHHVMARTVKDIFCRYQTLLGKQVSRKGGWDTHGLPIELQVEKELGITKEDIGKKISIEEYNQRCRETVMRFKAQWDDLTEKMGYWVDLDDPYITFEPEYIESCWALLKKLYDKGLLYKGYTIQPYSPAAGTGLSSHELNQPGTYRDVKDTTIVAQFKVKQDEKSEKLFNGPAWEVENTDIFILAWTTTPWTLPANTGLAVGKNIPYVLVRTINPYTKQYIRVVLAKARLKSYFSEFTENGKPILPTYSDWGSLERQIPWEIEAEFTGSDLVGISYERLFGHDKGFPAFEGEERAFRVISGDFVTTEDGTGIVHISPTFGADDFRVAQQNDIPALLVTDDQGKIGPVVDRTGRYVAQMGEFGGRWVKNYDGHDQSGADYKTLDESIAIRMKGDGTAFKVEKYEHTYPHCWRTDKPVLYYPLDSWFIKTTAVKDRLIELNKTINWKPDSTGTGRFGNWLENLVDWNLSRSRYWGTPLPIWRSQDGSEEICIGSIEQLSAEIDKAVAAEIMTHNPYRKVNGSWVMADGSADESTKKIDLHRPYVDDIFLVSPTGQAMYRETDLIDVWFDSGAMPYAQWHYPLENGEKFKQNFPADFIAEGVDQTRGWFFTLHALGVMLEDSVAFKNVMANGLVLDKNGNKMSKRLGNAVDPFATISQYGPDATRWYMIANAQPWDNLKFDLAGITEVQRRFFGTLFNTYSFYSLYANLDGFQATETGRVPHAELSELDRWILSKLQSLILEVRGYYDGYDPTKAARAIQDFVTDQLSNWHVRLSRRRFWKGELTQDKRAAYETLQECLVTVAQLMAPIAPFFAEWLYKNMTDGLRQEGNAQQWTAESVHLTLLVQADEARIDKALEERMELAQRISSLTHSLRKKSVLKVRQPLQRILVPVLNDTTREQVGKVEDLICAEVNVKHVEFLDDTSGVLVKSVKPNFKRLGQQYGPKLKVVGARIQQMTAEEISTLEKTGQLAVEIEGETYTLAPDDVEIRTDDLPGWLVATDGPLTVALDVTLTEELRQEGVARELVNRLQNLRKDSGLEVQDKIRVTLQQQPELEAAVGSFGDYIREEIQALALDFAPEISGGSVLEFDDYSVAVQLHVATA, encoded by the coding sequence ATGAACTACCCCGAATACAAGCAGCCGCTCAACTACGGCCAGGTTGGCACCGATATCCTGGCGTGGTGGAAGCAGAACGGCATCTTTGAGAAAAGCGTGAGTTCCCGCGAAGGGCAGCCCACCTTCGTGTTTTATGAAGGCCCCCCGTCGGCCAACGGCGCGCCCGGCATCCACCACGTCATGGCCCGCACGGTGAAGGACATCTTCTGCCGCTACCAGACGTTGCTGGGCAAGCAGGTGAGCCGGAAAGGCGGCTGGGATACCCACGGCCTGCCCATCGAGCTGCAGGTGGAAAAGGAGCTGGGTATCACCAAGGAGGACATCGGCAAGAAAATCAGCATCGAGGAGTACAACCAGCGCTGCCGGGAAACGGTCATGCGCTTCAAGGCCCAGTGGGACGACCTCACCGAGAAAATGGGCTATTGGGTGGACCTCGACGACCCCTATATCACCTTCGAGCCCGAGTACATCGAAAGCTGCTGGGCCCTGCTCAAAAAGCTCTATGACAAGGGCCTGCTCTACAAAGGCTACACCATCCAGCCTTACTCGCCGGCAGCCGGAACCGGCCTATCCTCGCACGAACTCAACCAGCCCGGCACCTACCGCGACGTGAAGGACACGACCATCGTGGCCCAGTTCAAGGTGAAGCAGGATGAGAAGTCGGAAAAACTGTTTAATGGCCCAGCTTGGGAGGTTGAGAATACCGATATTTTCATCCTAGCTTGGACTACGACGCCTTGGACACTACCAGCTAACACTGGCTTGGCGGTAGGTAAGAATATTCCATATGTGCTCGTTCGCACTATCAACCCTTACACTAAGCAATACATCCGGGTTGTTTTAGCGAAAGCGAGGCTAAAGAGCTACTTCTCTGAATTCACTGAAAATGGCAAGCCTATTCTGCCAACGTACTCAGATTGGGGAAGCTTAGAAAGGCAGATTCCGTGGGAAATCGAAGCTGAATTCACCGGCTCCGACCTCGTTGGCATCAGCTACGAGCGGCTGTTTGGCCACGACAAGGGCTTTCCGGCCTTTGAAGGGGAGGAGCGCGCTTTCCGCGTTATCAGCGGCGACTTCGTGACCACCGAAGACGGTACCGGCATCGTGCACATTTCGCCCACATTTGGCGCCGATGACTTTCGCGTGGCCCAGCAGAATGACATTCCCGCGCTGCTGGTAACCGACGACCAGGGCAAAATCGGCCCCGTGGTGGACCGCACCGGCCGCTACGTGGCCCAGATGGGCGAATTCGGTGGCCGCTGGGTGAAAAACTACGACGGCCACGACCAGAGCGGGGCCGACTACAAAACCCTCGACGAAAGCATTGCCATCCGCATGAAAGGCGACGGCACGGCCTTCAAAGTGGAGAAGTACGAGCACACCTACCCCCACTGCTGGCGCACCGACAAGCCCGTGCTTTACTATCCGCTCGACTCCTGGTTTATCAAAACCACGGCGGTGAAGGACCGGCTTATCGAGCTCAACAAAACCATCAACTGGAAGCCCGACAGCACCGGCACCGGCCGCTTCGGCAACTGGCTGGAAAACCTGGTCGACTGGAACCTGAGCCGTTCGCGCTACTGGGGTACTCCCCTGCCCATCTGGCGCAGCCAGGACGGCTCCGAGGAAATCTGCATCGGCTCCATCGAGCAGCTCAGCGCCGAAATCGACAAGGCTGTAGCCGCCGAAATCATGACCCACAACCCCTACCGCAAGGTGAATGGCAGCTGGGTTATGGCTGACGGCAGCGCAGATGAGTCGACCAAAAAAATCGACCTGCACCGCCCTTACGTGGATGATATTTTCCTGGTGAGCCCCACCGGCCAGGCCATGTACCGCGAAACCGACCTCATCGACGTGTGGTTCGACAGCGGTGCCATGCCCTATGCCCAGTGGCACTACCCGCTGGAAAACGGCGAGAAGTTCAAACAGAATTTCCCCGCCGACTTCATTGCCGAAGGCGTGGACCAGACCCGCGGCTGGTTCTTCACCTTGCACGCCCTGGGCGTGATGCTGGAGGATTCGGTGGCCTTCAAAAACGTCATGGCCAACGGCCTGGTGCTGGACAAAAATGGCAACAAGATGAGCAAGCGCCTCGGCAACGCCGTGGATCCGTTTGCCACCATCAGCCAGTACGGCCCCGACGCCACGCGCTGGTACATGATTGCCAACGCCCAGCCCTGGGACAACCTCAAGTTTGACCTGGCCGGCATTACGGAAGTACAGCGCCGCTTCTTCGGCACGCTCTTCAACACCTACTCGTTCTACTCGCTCTACGCCAACCTCGACGGCTTCCAGGCCACCGAAACCGGCCGCGTACCCCACGCCGAGCTGAGTGAGCTGGACCGCTGGATCTTGTCGAAGCTTCAGTCCCTCATCCTCGAAGTGCGGGGCTACTACGACGGCTACGACCCCACCAAGGCCGCCCGCGCCATCCAAGATTTCGTGACCGATCAGCTTTCCAACTGGCACGTGCGCCTCTCGCGCCGCCGCTTCTGGAAGGGCGAACTGACCCAGGACAAGCGCGCTGCCTACGAAACGCTGCAGGAATGCCTCGTGACCGTGGCCCAGCTCATGGCTCCCATTGCGCCCTTCTTCGCCGAATGGCTCTACAAAAACATGACCGACGGCCTGCGCCAGGAAGGCAATGCCCAGCAGTGGACCGCCGAATCAGTGCACCTGACGTTGCTCGTGCAGGCCGACGAAGCCCGTATCGACAAGGCTCTGGAAGAGCGGATGGAACTGGCCCAGCGCATTTCTTCGCTCACGCACTCCCTGCGCAAGAAGTCGGTGCTGAAGGTGCGCCAGCCCCTGCAGCGCATTCTGGTGCCCGTTTTGAACGACACGACGCGGGAGCAGGTAGGCAAGGTCGAGGATTTGATCTGCGCCGAGGTGAACGTGAAGCATGTGGAGTTCCTCGACGATACCAGCGGTGTGCTGGTGAAGTCGGTGAAGCCCAACTTTAAGCGTCTGGGCCAGCAATACGGACCCAAGCTGAAGGTAGTAGGAGCCAGGATTCAGCAGATGACGGCCGAGGAAATCAGCACGCTCGAGAAGACCGGTCAGCTGGCCGTGGAAATCGAGGGTGAAACCTATACCCTGGCCCCTGACGACGTGGAAATCCGCACCGACGACCTGCCCGGCTGGCTCGTGGCCACCGACGGCCCGCTCACCGTGGCCCTCGACGTGACCCTGACCGAGGAGCTGCGCCAGGAAGGCGTAGCCCGCGAGCTGGTAAATCGTCTGCAGAACCTGCGCAAGGACAGCGGCCTGGAAGTGCAGGACAAAATCCGGGTGACGCTGCAGCAGCAGCCTGAGCTGGAAGCCGCGGTGGGTTCTTTTGGCGACTATATCCGGGAGGAAATTCAGGCTCTGGCGCTGGATTTCGCACCCGAAATCAGCGGCGGCTCGGTGCTCGAATTCGACGACTATTCGGTGGCCGTGCAGCTGCACGTGGCAACTGCCTGA
- a CDS encoding RND family transporter, with protein sequence MWRNLALFVIKNRRLLVGLLAVITVFMAWQARKIEMTYDFAQVVSPDDPDMVYFQQFKRQFGEDGNVLVLGMQDSSVYRLGNFNELRLLTDTLSKVQGVNGVLGVTRLPRLEKDTATQTFRAVPIFRRFPRTQPELDSLMQVVNAQEFYKGQLISPATGATLLALTMDPKYLNSSRREAVMQEILAHAERFQKKTGIKMHYAGLPYVRATMTTKVASEMKLFVGLTIVMMALTLLMFFRTWSAVVFPLLIVLIVVAWCIGSMVLMGYKINLLTGLIPSIIIVIGIPNCTYLLSRYHYDYRKSGNQVLAMTRVVRKIGLVTLMNNTTTAIGFVVFCFTNIAILFQFGAVATLNIFVAFAVSFILMPIVFTILPPPTPKQLEHLEAKPLMKLLEFFDYLVLERRRTVYLAAVVFAALAAVGVTKVKSVSYMVDDLPKDSSVNSDLKFFEQHFNGVMPLELVVDTGKPKGLLKLKNLERIDRLENYLRTQPVLTSPVSVVTFLKASTQAFYNGDPQYYRLPDNDEKNYVFSYLARSQSTKGSEGQLTSKLLRSFTDSTMQKARISLKIADIGSNNLDTLVNNRIRPEIDKIFKGTGMDVKLTGTTILFTKGNEFLIGTLKSSLLHAFLLVGAVVLILFRSVRAVFFTLLPNFFTLLLTGGLMGYFGIPLKPSTALIFSIALGIDGDNSIHLLAKFRQEMAINGRRVKAAITTTLSEAGTSMIYTSIVLFLGFSVFAFSEFGGTKALGLLMSASLLITNFSNLILLPCLLVTFEHGADEETIDQSNIRHYDDNYHEEDDDLELNLGRMQKGAV encoded by the coding sequence ATGTGGAGAAACCTTGCCCTGTTCGTTATCAAGAACCGCCGCCTGCTGGTAGGGCTGCTGGCTGTCATTACGGTGTTTATGGCCTGGCAAGCCCGCAAAATCGAAATGACCTACGATTTTGCCCAGGTGGTGTCGCCCGACGACCCGGACATGGTGTACTTCCAGCAGTTCAAGCGGCAGTTCGGCGAAGATGGCAACGTGCTGGTGCTGGGCATGCAGGACAGCTCGGTGTACCGGCTCGGTAACTTCAACGAGCTGCGCCTGCTCACGGATACGCTCAGCAAGGTGCAGGGCGTGAACGGGGTGCTGGGCGTGACGCGCCTGCCTCGTCTGGAAAAGGACACTGCTACCCAGACGTTCCGGGCCGTGCCTATTTTCCGGCGCTTTCCCCGGACGCAGCCCGAGCTGGACTCCCTGATGCAGGTGGTAAATGCCCAGGAGTTCTACAAAGGCCAGCTGATTTCGCCCGCCACCGGGGCCACGCTCCTGGCCCTCACCATGGACCCCAAGTACCTGAACTCCTCGCGCCGCGAAGCCGTGATGCAGGAAATTCTGGCCCACGCCGAGCGGTTTCAGAAGAAAACGGGCATCAAGATGCACTACGCGGGCCTGCCTTACGTGCGGGCCACCATGACCACCAAAGTGGCCTCGGAAATGAAGCTGTTCGTGGGTCTCACCATCGTGATGATGGCCCTCACCCTGCTCATGTTCTTCCGCACATGGTCGGCGGTGGTGTTTCCACTGCTGATTGTGCTGATTGTGGTGGCGTGGTGCATTGGCTCGATGGTGCTGATGGGCTACAAAATCAACCTGCTCACGGGCCTGATTCCGAGTATTATCATCGTTATCGGCATTCCCAACTGCACCTACCTGCTTTCCCGCTACCACTACGACTACCGCAAATCCGGCAACCAGGTGCTGGCCATGACGCGGGTGGTGCGCAAAATCGGGCTGGTTACGCTCATGAACAACACGACCACGGCCATCGGCTTCGTGGTGTTCTGCTTTACCAACATTGCCATTCTGTTTCAGTTTGGCGCGGTAGCTACCCTCAACATCTTCGTGGCCTTTGCGGTGTCGTTTATTCTGATGCCGATTGTGTTTACCATCCTGCCCCCGCCCACGCCCAAGCAGCTGGAGCACCTGGAAGCCAAGCCGCTGATGAAGCTGCTGGAGTTCTTCGACTACCTGGTGCTGGAGCGTCGCCGCACGGTGTACCTGGCCGCCGTGGTCTTCGCGGCGCTGGCCGCCGTGGGCGTTACCAAGGTGAAATCGGTGTCGTACATGGTGGATGATCTGCCCAAGGATTCGTCGGTGAACTCCGACCTGAAGTTCTTCGAGCAGCACTTCAACGGCGTGATGCCCCTGGAGCTGGTGGTGGACACGGGCAAGCCCAAAGGCCTGCTCAAGCTCAAAAATCTGGAGCGCATCGACCGCCTGGAAAACTACCTGCGCACCCAGCCGGTGCTTACTTCGCCCGTCAGCGTGGTGACGTTTCTGAAGGCATCTACCCAGGCGTTCTATAACGGCGACCCGCAGTACTACCGCCTGCCCGACAACGACGAGAAAAACTACGTGTTCAGCTACCTGGCCCGCTCTCAGTCCACCAAAGGCAGTGAGGGCCAGTTGACCAGCAAGCTGCTGCGCTCCTTCACCGACAGCACCATGCAGAAGGCGCGCATCTCCCTGAAAATTGCCGATATCGGTTCAAACAACCTCGATACGCTGGTCAACAACCGCATCCGCCCCGAAATCGATAAGATCTTTAAGGGTACGGGCATGGATGTGAAGCTGACGGGAACCACCATACTGTTCACCAAAGGCAACGAATTCCTGATTGGCACGCTGAAATCGAGTTTGCTGCACGCGTTTCTGCTGGTGGGCGCCGTGGTGCTGATTTTGTTCCGCAGCGTCCGGGCGGTGTTCTTCACGCTGCTGCCCAATTTCTTTACGCTGCTGCTCACAGGCGGCCTGATGGGCTATTTCGGCATCCCGCTCAAGCCCAGCACGGCCCTCATTTTCAGCATTGCCCTGGGTATCGATGGCGACAACTCCATCCACCTGCTGGCCAAGTTCCGCCAGGAAATGGCCATAAACGGGCGCCGCGTGAAAGCCGCCATTACCACCACGCTTTCGGAGGCGGGCACCAGCATGATTTACACCAGCATTGTGCTGTTTCTGGGCTTTTCGGTGTTTGCCTTCTCCGAGTTTGGCGGCACCAAGGCCTTGGGTTTGCTCATGTCGGCCAGCCTGCTCATTACCAACTTCTCCAACCTGATTCTGCTGCCCTGCCTGCTCGTTACCTTCGAGCACGGCGCCGATGAGGAAACCATCGACCAGTCGAACATCCGCCACTACGACGACAATTACCACGAGGAAGACGACGACCTGGAACTGAACCTGGGTCGGATGCAAAAAGGAGCAGTGTAG
- a CDS encoding glycine--tRNA ligase — protein MSNPAQTTTEGTLAEIVSHAKEYGFVFPSSEIYDGLAAVYDYGPNGVELKNNLKQLWWKAMTQLNQNVVGIDAAIFMHPLTWKASGHVDGFSDPMIDNLDSKKRYRADQLIEEKAAEYEKNNELARAETLLAELGRLLTIEDLAGVKQLIIDEKILCPISKTGNWTDVRQFNLMFSTQVGAVAEDSSKIYLRPETAQGIFVNFLNVQKSARQQVPFGIAQIGKAFRNEIVARQFIFRMREFEQMEMQFFVRPGTEGEWYQHWKETRRRWHEALGLPAAKLRFHDHDKLAHYAKAAVDIEYEFPFGFKEIEGIHSRSDFDLTQHQALSRKKQNYFDNDINPETGKPYGNYVPFVVETSVGADRLFLATLCQAFQEEIIVEGEGEEQKTKTRKLLRLHPAVAPVKAAIFPLVKKDGLPEKANEIYQALRHDFRVIVEEKDAIGKRYTRQDLIGTPFCIAVDHQTLEDNTVTVRHRDSREQTRMPISELHGYIGQAVSFSRIFEQL, from the coding sequence ATGAGCAACCCCGCGCAAACTACCACCGAAGGCACGCTGGCCGAAATTGTGTCGCACGCCAAGGAATACGGCTTCGTGTTTCCTTCCTCGGAAATCTACGACGGCCTGGCCGCCGTGTACGACTACGGCCCCAACGGCGTGGAGCTGAAGAACAACCTCAAGCAGCTCTGGTGGAAGGCCATGACCCAGCTCAACCAGAACGTGGTGGGCATCGACGCGGCCATCTTCATGCACCCGCTTACCTGGAAAGCCTCCGGCCACGTCGATGGCTTCTCCGACCCGATGATTGACAACCTCGACAGCAAGAAGCGCTACCGCGCCGATCAGTTGATAGAAGAAAAAGCGGCCGAGTACGAGAAAAACAACGAGCTGGCCCGCGCCGAAACCTTGCTGGCCGAACTGGGCCGCCTGCTCACCATCGAAGACCTGGCCGGCGTAAAGCAGCTCATCATCGACGAGAAAATCCTGTGCCCCATCAGCAAGACCGGCAACTGGACCGACGTGCGCCAGTTCAACCTGATGTTCTCCACCCAGGTAGGGGCCGTAGCCGAAGATTCGAGCAAGATCTACCTGCGCCCCGAAACGGCGCAGGGTATCTTTGTCAACTTCCTGAACGTGCAGAAGTCGGCGCGGCAGCAGGTGCCGTTTGGTATTGCCCAGATCGGCAAGGCCTTCCGCAATGAGATTGTGGCCCGCCAGTTCATCTTCCGCATGCGGGAGTTCGAGCAGATGGAAATGCAGTTCTTCGTGCGCCCTGGCACCGAGGGCGAGTGGTACCAGCACTGGAAGGAAACGCGCCGCCGCTGGCACGAGGCCCTGGGGCTGCCCGCCGCCAAGCTCCGCTTTCACGACCACGACAAGCTGGCGCACTATGCCAAGGCCGCCGTGGACATCGAGTACGAGTTTCCCTTCGGCTTCAAGGAAATTGAGGGCATCCACTCCCGCTCCGACTTCGACCTGACCCAGCACCAGGCCTTGAGCCGCAAAAAGCAGAACTACTTCGACAACGACATCAACCCTGAAACCGGCAAGCCCTACGGCAACTACGTGCCCTTCGTGGTGGAAACTTCGGTGGGCGCCGACCGCCTGTTCCTGGCCACGCTCTGCCAGGCATTCCAGGAAGAAATTATCGTCGAAGGCGAAGGCGAGGAGCAAAAAACCAAAACCCGCAAGCTGCTGCGCCTGCATCCGGCCGTAGCCCCGGTGAAAGCCGCCATCTTCCCGCTGGTGAAGAAAGACGGCCTGCCCGAGAAAGCCAACGAAATCTACCAAGCCCTGCGCCACGACTTCCGCGTTATCGTGGAGGAGAAGGACGCCATCGGCAAGCGCTACACCCGCCAGGACCTCATCGGCACGCCCTTCTGTATTGCCGTTGACCACCAGACGCTGGAAGACAACACCGTGACGGTACGCCACCGCGACTCGCGTGAGCAAACCCGTATGCCCATCAGCGAGCTGCATGGCTACATCGGTCAGGCCGTGAGCTTCTCGCGCATTTTTGAGCAGCTGTAA